From the genome of Mycobacterium dioxanotrophicus, one region includes:
- a CDS encoding MFS transporter — protein MSQPPVATSPDAGGTALSQRQIVFMIAALVASVISFQLNATMVAPAYHAITSELGPNAFVAMSTYFYLAGAIANVVLIRFSDYIGRKRVLLAIMIVLCIGTVLCIVSTSLPLFVLGRALQGGSNITFGLAFLIMRERLSGPMFGVCCGVISSINGGVAGGDALLGGLMVDHLGFRSIFVLILVVGLLGLGFAWKSVPSDDPGSRSPGRMDWLGAALISLTVAGINLFFGAGGHQGWTSRPALIWITVAVLALIALVIVDSRVAHPLMAIKHMRSREAWPLIIVTILVMGSFMVVTGFLVPALAEDTDSGFGHNATMTALLFLTPASIVQVIAGPFVGRLAVRIGFVTVLRAGIVSSVAVTALLAVFAKQENIFIGLMVLYGLAFNAVLLTAMSSLGVIQASDEEPGALPGIANASYGIGASLGFAWAGPIVGSGTDTTFQHAFWVCMAIGAVALVFSVVLKPKPGPLVATVGLSH, from the coding sequence GTGAGCCAGCCCCCGGTCGCCACATCGCCCGACGCGGGCGGCACCGCGCTCTCGCAGCGCCAGATCGTGTTCATGATTGCCGCTCTGGTCGCGTCGGTGATCTCCTTCCAGCTCAACGCCACCATGGTGGCGCCGGCCTACCACGCCATCACCAGCGAACTGGGTCCCAATGCGTTCGTGGCGATGTCGACGTACTTCTACCTCGCCGGGGCCATCGCCAACGTGGTGCTGATCCGCTTCAGCGACTACATCGGCCGAAAACGCGTGCTGCTCGCCATCATGATCGTGCTGTGCATCGGCACGGTGCTGTGCATCGTGTCCACCTCGCTGCCGCTGTTCGTCCTCGGCCGGGCCCTGCAGGGTGGGTCGAACATCACCTTCGGGCTGGCCTTCCTCATCATGCGTGAGCGCCTCAGCGGCCCGATGTTCGGCGTGTGCTGCGGCGTGATCTCCTCGATCAACGGCGGCGTGGCCGGTGGCGACGCCCTGCTGGGCGGGCTGATGGTCGATCATCTCGGCTTCCGGTCGATATTCGTACTGATCCTCGTGGTCGGGCTGCTCGGGCTCGGATTCGCCTGGAAATCAGTGCCTTCCGACGACCCCGGCAGCCGCTCGCCGGGCCGGATGGACTGGCTGGGTGCGGCGCTCATCTCACTGACGGTGGCGGGCATCAATCTGTTCTTCGGCGCAGGCGGTCACCAGGGCTGGACGTCGCGGCCCGCGCTGATCTGGATCACCGTGGCCGTGCTCGCCTTGATCGCGCTCGTCATCGTCGACAGCCGGGTGGCGCATCCGCTGATGGCCATCAAACACATGCGCTCGCGTGAGGCGTGGCCGCTGATCATCGTGACGATCCTGGTGATGGGTTCCTTCATGGTGGTCACCGGCTTCCTGGTACCTGCGCTGGCCGAGGACACCGATTCCGGTTTCGGCCACAACGCCACTATGACGGCACTGCTGTTCCTCACACCGGCGTCGATCGTCCAGGTCATCGCCGGCCCATTCGTGGGCCGACTCGCGGTCCGCATCGGGTTCGTCACCGTACTGCGTGCGGGGATCGTGTCCTCCGTTGCGGTTACCGCGCTGCTGGCGGTTTTTGCCAAGCAGGAGAACATCTTCATCGGACTGATGGTGCTCTACGGGCTGGCGTTCAACGCCGTGCTGTTGACGGCGATGAGCTCGCTGGGCGTCATTCAGGCTTCCGACGAGGAGCCGGGCGCCCTGCCGGGCATCGCCAATGCCAGCTACGGCATCGGGGCGTCACTCGGATTCGCCTGGGCCGGGCCGATAGTCGGGTCGGGCACAGACACGACCTTCCAGCACGCGTTCTGGGTCTGCATGGCCATCGGTGCGGTCGCGCTGGTCTTCAGCGTCGTCCTCAAACCCAAACCGGGCCCGTTGGTGGCGACGGTGGGGTTGTCGCACTAG
- a CDS encoding 2OG-Fe(II) oxygenase: MSTLAQRLEHDRIAWDDNFLSPQDCAAFVEGLQFALWRRSSVVSRAPAGQLKSFQSPRRTSQSTTQYWFPDDLRPRLADLESAVCTALGVEAARLEYWQALRYGYRTGFKRHHDAGLFATEPGGERATTVLLYLHSPDEGGSTWFPNLHLSVAARAGRLLAWKNLAPDGSPDPVMDHVARQVRKGRKIALTTWARVNHGARQ, from the coding sequence ATGAGCACACTCGCGCAGCGCCTGGAGCACGACCGCATCGCGTGGGACGACAATTTCCTCTCCCCGCAGGACTGTGCGGCGTTCGTCGAAGGACTTCAGTTCGCGTTGTGGCGGCGTAGTTCGGTGGTGTCACGCGCGCCTGCCGGCCAGCTGAAATCCTTTCAATCGCCGCGGCGGACCAGCCAATCGACCACGCAGTACTGGTTTCCCGACGACCTGCGGCCACGGCTGGCCGACCTGGAGTCGGCGGTGTGCACGGCGCTCGGCGTCGAAGCGGCGCGCCTCGAATACTGGCAGGCGTTGCGCTACGGCTACCGCACCGGCTTCAAACGCCACCACGACGCTGGGTTGTTCGCGACCGAGCCGGGCGGTGAACGCGCCACCACCGTGCTGCTCTACCTGCACTCGCCCGACGAAGGCGGAAGCACCTGGTTTCCCAACCTTCACCTCAGCGTGGCCGCCCGCGCGGGTCGCCTGCTGGCCTGGAAGAACCTGGCACCGGACGGGTCTCCGGATCCGGTGATGGATCATGTGGCGCGACAGGTACGTAAGGGCCGCAAGATCGCCCTGACGACATGGGCCAGAGTGAACCACGGGGCGCGTCAATAA
- a CDS encoding GlcNAc-transferase family protein, producing MSGLPRIYVQIPAYRDTELPKTLLDLYGKAAAPERLRTCVIWQHAPHESLPREVWELPGIEIVDIDADRSRGCNWARSMAQQRWQDEEYTLIIDSHHRFARGWDDAAIAMHRQLRDQGVRKPLLTAYLPAYDPQREPGARRKRPYRIIPYGRDRGILTKLASTPIPWWTSLTEPVVADFVSLHFIFTAGEFNRDIRFSPRIYFFGDEVVTSVRAYTHGYDLYHPHRILGWHCFDRAGRVPHWNDHPDWHQQHERSLSVMRRFFAGDYIDDVLVLGTERTVAEFENHTLTPLVALR from the coding sequence ATGTCAGGCCTGCCGCGGATCTACGTGCAGATCCCTGCGTATCGCGACACCGAGCTACCCAAGACGCTGCTGGACCTGTACGGCAAGGCCGCCGCGCCGGAACGGTTGCGTACGTGTGTGATCTGGCAGCATGCGCCGCACGAGTCGCTGCCGCGCGAGGTGTGGGAGTTGCCCGGCATCGAGATCGTCGACATCGACGCCGACCGCAGCCGTGGCTGCAACTGGGCCCGCTCCATGGCCCAACAACGTTGGCAGGACGAGGAATACACCCTCATCATCGACTCGCACCACCGGTTCGCCCGCGGCTGGGACGACGCGGCGATCGCGATGCACCGGCAGCTGCGCGACCAGGGCGTCCGTAAACCGTTGCTGACGGCCTACTTACCGGCTTACGACCCGCAACGCGAACCCGGGGCACGGCGCAAACGGCCGTACCGGATCATCCCCTACGGCAGAGACCGCGGCATCCTCACCAAACTGGCCAGCACACCCATACCGTGGTGGACCAGCCTCACCGAACCCGTGGTCGCCGACTTCGTGTCACTGCACTTCATCTTCACCGCAGGGGAATTCAACCGAGACATCCGGTTCAGCCCCCGCATCTACTTCTTCGGTGACGAGGTGGTGACGAGCGTCCGGGCGTACACCCACGGATACGACCTGTATCACCCGCACCGCATCCTGGGCTGGCATTGCTTCGACCGTGCCGGCCGGGTCCCGCACTGGAACGATCACCCGGACTGGCACCAGCAGCACGAGCGATCACTGTCGGTGATGCGCCGCTTCTTCGCCGGTGACTACATCGACGACGTGCTCGTCCTGGGCACCGAACGCACCGTAGCCGAGTTCGAAAACCACACTCTCACACCGCTGGTCGCCCTTCGATGA
- a CDS encoding LLM class F420-dependent oxidoreductase — protein MRIGLGINYAGGFKDVAAEVADLESAGIDIVFVPEAYSFDAVSALGYLAACTERVQLASGILQIYTRTPTLTAMTAAGLDYVSDGRFILGLGASGPQVIEGFHGVPYDAPIARTREIIDICRRVWRREALEFEGEHYTIPLPADRGTGLGKSLKLINHPVRERIPILLAALGPKNVELAAEAAEGWQPIFYLPEKAGEVWGDALAAGQAKRDPALGPLEVYASPVLAIGDDVEPLREFVKPHVALYIGGMGAKEKNFYHRLATRYGYGAQADRIQELYLAGEKDAAAKAVPDELIRDISLIGPAGFVKERVQAFRESGVTVLNVVPIAATTADRVKLIEQLRDLTNE, from the coding sequence ATGCGCATCGGTTTGGGCATCAACTACGCCGGCGGATTCAAGGACGTCGCGGCCGAGGTCGCCGACCTGGAATCCGCCGGCATCGACATTGTCTTTGTGCCAGAAGCATATTCGTTCGACGCAGTCAGTGCGCTCGGTTATCTGGCCGCCTGCACCGAGCGGGTTCAACTGGCTTCGGGCATCCTGCAGATCTACACCCGCACGCCCACGCTGACCGCGATGACGGCCGCCGGGCTGGACTACGTGTCCGACGGCAGATTCATCCTGGGCCTGGGCGCTTCTGGACCACAGGTCATCGAAGGCTTCCACGGCGTGCCCTACGACGCGCCGATCGCCCGCACCCGCGAGATCATCGACATCTGCCGCCGCGTGTGGCGCCGTGAAGCTCTCGAATTCGAAGGTGAGCACTACACCATCCCGCTCCCGGCTGACCGGGGCACGGGCCTGGGCAAATCCCTGAAACTCATCAATCACCCAGTCCGCGAACGTATCCCGATCCTGTTGGCCGCCTTGGGACCGAAGAATGTCGAGCTGGCGGCCGAAGCGGCCGAGGGTTGGCAGCCGATCTTCTATCTGCCTGAGAAAGCCGGAGAAGTCTGGGGTGACGCGCTGGCCGCCGGGCAGGCCAAACGCGATCCCGCGCTCGGTCCGCTCGAGGTCTACGCGAGCCCCGTGCTCGCCATCGGTGACGACGTCGAGCCGCTGCGGGAATTCGTCAAACCCCATGTGGCGCTGTACATCGGCGGCATGGGCGCCAAGGAGAAGAACTTCTATCACCGCCTGGCGACCCGCTATGGCTATGGCGCGCAAGCCGATCGCATCCAAGAGCTCTACCTGGCCGGTGAGAAGGACGCGGCGGCCAAAGCCGTTCCCGACGAACTCATCCGGGACATCTCCCTGATCGGCCCCGCCGGGTTCGTCAAGGAACGCGTGCAGGCCTTCCGGGAGTCGGGCGTGACGGTCCTCAACGTCGTCCCGATCGCTGCGACGACCGCCGACCGGGTCAAGCTCATCGAGCAGCTGCGCGACCTCACAAACGAGTAG
- a CDS encoding nuclear transport factor 2 family protein — MHPFRQAVEARDEEAMAALLADDVVFTSPVAFKPYPGKPITAAILRGVMRVFEDFHYIREIADAGGRDHALVFEANVAGKKVTGCDFLHMNDDGLIEDFMVMVRPLSGAQALSEAMAAQFGRIQAEALDEISAKQA, encoded by the coding sequence ATGCATCCGTTCCGTCAGGCCGTCGAAGCCCGCGATGAAGAGGCCATGGCGGCCCTCCTGGCCGACGACGTGGTGTTCACCAGCCCCGTGGCCTTCAAGCCCTACCCCGGCAAACCGATCACCGCCGCGATCCTGCGCGGGGTCATGCGGGTGTTCGAGGATTTCCACTACATCCGCGAGATCGCCGACGCAGGCGGCCGGGATCACGCCCTGGTGTTCGAGGCGAACGTGGCAGGCAAGAAGGTCACCGGGTGCGACTTCCTGCACATGAACGACGACGGCCTGATCGAGGACTTCATGGTGATGGTGCGGCCACTGTCGGGCGCCCAGGCGTTGTCCGAGGCGATGGCCGCGCAGTTCGGCCGCATCCAGGCCGAGGCCCTCGACGAGATCAGCGCCAAGCAGGCCTAG
- a CDS encoding PadR family transcriptional regulator, with protein MALRDAVLAALLDGESSGYDLAKAFDASVANFWMATPQQLYRELDRLAEDGLIQARVVQQDRRPNKRMYSLTDAGRAVLRQFTATPPKPSMLRDELLVKVAALDAGDAAAVRELVAEFAQRATAKLARYERGRAVLLDGRTEERYLNEAERVGPYLTLLRGISFEQENIRWAEHTVAAIERRINALR; from the coding sequence GTGGCGCTTCGTGATGCGGTGCTCGCCGCCCTGCTCGACGGCGAATCGTCGGGCTACGACCTGGCCAAGGCGTTCGACGCCTCGGTGGCCAACTTCTGGATGGCCACGCCCCAGCAGCTTTACCGCGAACTCGACCGGTTGGCCGAGGACGGGCTGATCCAGGCCCGCGTGGTCCAGCAGGACCGGCGCCCCAACAAGCGGATGTACTCCCTGACCGACGCCGGCCGAGCCGTGCTGAGGCAGTTCACTGCCACGCCGCCGAAACCCTCGATGCTGCGCGATGAACTACTGGTCAAGGTGGCGGCGTTGGATGCCGGTGACGCCGCCGCGGTGCGCGAACTGGTTGCCGAATTCGCGCAACGCGCGACAGCGAAACTTGCTCGCTACGAACGGGGACGGGCTGTTCTGCTGGACGGGCGCACTGAGGAGCGGTACCTCAACGAGGCCGAGCGGGTGGGTCCCTACCTGACCCTGCTGCGGGGAATCTCGTTCGAGCAGGAGAACATTCGATGGGCCGAGCACACCGTGGCCGCCATCGAGCGGAGAATCAACGCCCTCCGATAG
- a CDS encoding cadmium resistance transporter codes for MFAVTNVDDMVMLTVFFGRAAGRRSAVWRVVAGQYLGFGAIVAVSVLGALGATLLPDGAVPYLGLLPVALGIRAGWLAWRSRHDRDQDVDRDDGAGVVHVAVVTFANGGDNIGVYVPVFAVAGIGSMVGYVAVFLVGVAIWCAAGCYLAGRPAIATAMSRWGHIILPVVLIGIGLWILFEGNAFGL; via the coding sequence ATGTTCGCCGTCACCAATGTCGACGACATGGTGATGCTGACGGTGTTCTTCGGCCGGGCCGCGGGCAGACGGTCGGCGGTGTGGCGCGTCGTCGCCGGCCAGTACCTGGGCTTCGGCGCGATCGTCGCCGTCTCGGTGCTCGGCGCTCTCGGTGCGACACTCCTGCCCGACGGTGCCGTCCCGTACCTTGGGCTGCTCCCGGTCGCCCTCGGTATCCGCGCGGGCTGGTTGGCGTGGCGTTCGCGACACGACCGTGACCAGGACGTCGATCGAGACGACGGCGCAGGCGTCGTTCACGTCGCGGTGGTGACCTTCGCCAATGGTGGTGACAACATCGGCGTCTACGTGCCGGTGTTCGCGGTCGCGGGCATCGGCAGCATGGTCGGCTACGTCGCGGTGTTCCTCGTCGGCGTCGCGATCTGGTGTGCTGCGGGCTGCTACCTCGCCGGCAGGCCCGCCATCGCGACAGCGATGTCGCGATGGGGGCACATCATCCTGCCCGTGGTCCTCATCGGCATCGGGCTATGGATCCTCTTCGAGGGCAACGCGTTCGGGTTGTGA
- a CDS encoding Mu transposase domain-containing protein produces the protein MEAIEAVSIRLGGVTQRWRFDRMATVCHPESGRITAAFAGVAKHYAVAVDVCPPRRGNRKGVVEKSNHAAAQRWWRTVTDDTTIEQAQASLDRLCVKLDGRRRRRDGQATTVGALADAEPLRSLPTGSYPAELTEHRIVTPQALVSWRGNQYSVPPGLAGPR, from the coding sequence GTGGAAGCGATCGAGGCGGTCAGCATCCGGTTGGGTGGGGTCACCCAGCGGTGGCGGTTCGACCGGATGGCCACGGTATGTCATCCCGAATCGGGCCGGATCACCGCGGCGTTCGCCGGGGTGGCCAAACACTACGCTGTCGCCGTCGATGTGTGCCCGCCACGACGGGGCAACCGCAAGGGTGTGGTGGAGAAGTCCAATCACGCTGCCGCCCAACGCTGGTGGCGCACCGTCACCGACGACACCACGATCGAGCAAGCCCAGGCGTCGCTGGACCGGCTGTGCGTGAAGCTCGACGGGCGCCGCCGGCGCCGCGACGGGCAGGCCACCACCGTCGGCGCCCTGGCCGATGCCGAACCACTACGGTCACTGCCGACGGGTTCGTATCCGGCCGAGTTGACCGAACACCGCATCGTCACTCCACAAGCGTTGGTGTCCTGGCGGGGCAATCAGTACTCGGTGCCGCCGGGGCTGGCCGGGCCACGGTGA
- a CDS encoding phage major capsid protein, whose translation MTPSDSDVEELTVVPKKLAGLTVLSNELVDDSDPSALQVVGDGLVRDLRTRLDAAFFGSSVVNGPDGLEALAGVTTVGGGIITNLDAFAEAISKSEIVGQAIGGWVAHPDTVLTLMQHKDQTDSARPLLGTDATSPTKKSVLGVPLYSAPGCAPNHIWGLPRATSFVVLRLPASVEVDRSAKVISDQTCVRAVLRVGFGWPHPASIVRIGLGA comes from the coding sequence ATCACCCCGTCCGATAGCGACGTCGAAGAACTGACTGTCGTCCCGAAAAAGCTTGCAGGCTTGACGGTTCTGTCCAATGAACTGGTCGACGACAGCGACCCCTCGGCATTGCAGGTGGTCGGCGACGGTCTGGTTCGTGATTTGCGCACCCGGCTCGACGCCGCGTTCTTCGGCTCGAGCGTTGTCAACGGGCCCGACGGGCTCGAAGCACTGGCCGGGGTCACCACCGTCGGCGGCGGCATCATCACCAACCTCGATGCGTTCGCCGAAGCCATCTCCAAGTCTGAAATCGTCGGGCAAGCCATCGGAGGCTGGGTGGCGCACCCCGACACTGTGCTCACCCTGATGCAGCACAAGGACCAAACCGACAGTGCTAGGCCACTTCTGGGTACCGACGCCACCAGCCCCACCAAAAAGTCGGTACTGGGTGTTCCGCTGTACTCCGCCCCCGGCTGCGCACCCAACCACATTTGGGGTCTGCCCCGCGCCACCTCCTTCGTGGTGCTGCGGTTGCCCGCCAGCGTCGAGGTGGACCGCTCCGCCAAGGTCATCAGCGACCAGACCTGTGTGCGCGCCGTGCTGCGCGTCGGATTCGGCTGGCCTCACCCCGCCAGCATCGTCCGCATCGGACTCGGCGCATAA
- a CDS encoding HNH endonuclease: MARAPRLFGTAGCATLVRGSTYCPDHQRQRGWRRGGTTRTNTTEDRARRDRVLQRAGHQCRIRYPDVCIGTASCCDHIVALTEHGDDSDENCQAACAPCHRRKTSLEGHRARWGDSSAPVPPSAPKPAHRDHASRSAPSSTPRTLWVR; this comes from the coding sequence ATGGCACGCGCGCCAAGACTGTTTGGCACAGCAGGCTGCGCAACCCTGGTACGCGGCAGCACCTACTGCCCCGACCATCAACGCCAACGAGGCTGGCGGCGCGGCGGCACCACCCGCACCAACACCACCGAAGACCGGGCACGACGAGACCGCGTGCTCCAACGAGCCGGCCACCAGTGCCGCATCCGTTACCCCGACGTGTGCATCGGCACCGCCAGCTGCTGCGACCACATCGTGGCGCTCACCGAGCACGGTGACGACAGCGACGAGAACTGCCAGGCCGCGTGCGCGCCCTGCCACCGCCGCAAAACCTCACTCGAGGGGCACCGCGCACGCTGGGGTGACAGCAGCGCCCCAGTGCCACCGTCCGCGCCGAAACCGGCTCACCGCGACCACGCATCGCGGTCAGCGCCGTCGAGCACCCCGCGCACGCTGTGGGTGCGATAG
- a CDS encoding GNAT family N-acetyltransferase, whose amino-acid sequence MADGGSAGGAPSPMRFLLDTNAFIALEPFAGQMEAGMGPAATFMRLAMKQGHRVFVHPASRHELAEGKDPVRVQQRMAELNKFDMLVESPISSQIDTELGPVVPDSNDHRDRRILAALYSNAVNFLVSDDGRLRRRAKRIGVGERVLTLADAVAMLEGLEPTVAPPPPRVKEVPSYALDLDQEIFESIRGDYPEFDDWIAKVQADSANRECYVVEEDDGTYAAIAILKINEEDCSYGLALPVTKISTFKVAPSYSGNHYGELLLKAVLQSHHDHDVVSAYVEVWDYHQRLIDFLGLFGYFEGGQSARGEVVLAKVFQPREASLSPLDFHVRYGPPAVASGASVFVIPIQDNWHNQLFPERASFGAGGQLALPGITGQTTRPWGNALRKAYLCNASTKQIQQGDVILFYRSGFQTVEVIGVVEDTHRTSSPEEALNLVGGRTVYSATDIEALARHPSQVLVILFRQDRVIDPPWTLAELVSNRVLRAPPQTVQKVKEDGTQWVHHQLADR is encoded by the coding sequence GTGGCGGATGGCGGCAGTGCAGGTGGCGCACCATCACCCATGCGCTTTCTGCTGGATACGAACGCTTTTATCGCGTTAGAGCCGTTCGCTGGCCAAATGGAAGCGGGCATGGGTCCTGCCGCCACTTTCATGCGCTTGGCGATGAAGCAGGGCCACCGAGTTTTCGTGCATCCTGCTAGTCGACACGAACTGGCAGAGGGCAAGGATCCCGTCCGCGTCCAACAGCGGATGGCGGAACTGAACAAGTTCGACATGCTGGTCGAATCACCGATCAGCTCGCAGATCGACACTGAGCTCGGGCCTGTTGTGCCTGACAGTAATGATCATCGTGACCGCCGGATCCTCGCTGCGCTGTACTCGAACGCCGTCAACTTTCTAGTAAGTGATGATGGCCGTCTTCGGCGTAGGGCCAAGCGTATTGGTGTTGGCGAGCGGGTCTTGACGCTGGCTGATGCTGTCGCGATGCTCGAAGGCCTCGAGCCGACCGTCGCCCCTCCTCCGCCCCGTGTCAAGGAGGTGCCGTCCTACGCGCTGGATCTCGACCAAGAAATTTTCGAGAGCATCCGTGGCGATTATCCAGAGTTCGACGATTGGATTGCCAAAGTGCAGGCGGATTCGGCGAACCGCGAGTGCTACGTCGTCGAAGAGGACGACGGGACCTATGCGGCGATAGCAATTCTGAAGATCAACGAGGAGGACTGTAGCTACGGCTTGGCCTTGCCGGTCACCAAGATCTCTACTTTTAAAGTGGCACCGTCATATTCGGGCAACCACTACGGGGAGCTTCTCCTCAAGGCTGTCCTGCAGTCCCACCACGACCACGACGTAGTGAGCGCCTATGTTGAGGTCTGGGACTACCACCAACGCTTGATTGACTTCCTCGGCTTGTTTGGGTATTTCGAAGGTGGCCAGTCGGCGAGGGGCGAAGTTGTATTGGCCAAGGTCTTCCAGCCGCGAGAGGCGTCGCTGAGCCCTCTCGATTTCCACGTTCGTTATGGGCCGCCAGCGGTTGCAAGCGGCGCGTCAGTGTTTGTCATACCGATTCAGGATAATTGGCACAACCAGCTGTTCCCCGAGCGCGCTTCATTCGGAGCTGGTGGTCAGCTTGCGCTACCCGGAATTACCGGACAGACCACCCGCCCCTGGGGAAACGCTCTACGAAAGGCATACCTATGTAACGCGTCAACCAAGCAGATACAGCAGGGTGACGTAATTCTCTTCTACCGTTCCGGGTTCCAGACGGTCGAGGTGATTGGCGTTGTGGAGGACACGCACCGCACGTCTTCACCCGAGGAAGCGTTGAATCTGGTCGGTGGACGGACGGTCTACAGCGCGACTGACATCGAGGCGCTTGCCCGGCACCCATCGCAAGTACTCGTTATCTTGTTCCGCCAGGATCGGGTTATCGACCCACCGTGGACACTGGCCGAACTAGTGTCCAACCGCGTGCTCAGGGCACCACCACAAACCGTTCAAAAGGTGAAGGAGGATGGCACCCAATGGGTTCACCACCAACTGGCAGACAGGTAG
- a CDS encoding ASCH domain-containing protein, with protein sequence MSVHPRYAEAIMDGRKKVEFRKRPLASDVSVVWVYATAPVQRIIGCFEVDATVTASPGNLWRRFASVGCIDRADFDRYYAGSSVGSGIRIGNVIRLEEPAPIRELLPSGVPPQSFAYVEPTDPSGRRALVVAGG encoded by the coding sequence ATGTCTGTCCATCCGCGGTATGCGGAGGCCATCATGGACGGCCGGAAGAAGGTCGAGTTTCGCAAGCGGCCGTTGGCCAGTGACGTGTCCGTGGTGTGGGTGTACGCCACAGCACCAGTTCAACGGATAATCGGCTGCTTCGAGGTAGATGCAACTGTCACCGCGTCACCTGGCAACCTATGGCGTCGATTCGCGAGCGTCGGTTGTATAGACCGGGCTGACTTCGACCGGTACTACGCGGGAAGCAGCGTTGGGTCGGGAATCCGAATTGGAAATGTGATCCGGCTTGAGGAGCCCGCACCTATCCGTGAGCTTCTGCCCTCCGGCGTACCTCCGCAGAGCTTTGCCTATGTCGAGCCAACTGATCCATCGGGACGGCGTGCCCTTGTCGTTGCGGGAGGTTGA